A single genomic interval of Bacteroidales bacterium harbors:
- a CDS encoding transglycosylase domain-containing protein, which translates to MKKIGIGLLGTFIFLFIALLLLKNTLFQYIVESKIKHFNETHIGQIIIKDFQLSGISRIDFDSIYFISPFDTIGTIDTLSITIKPFKALFGDIAIKDIFWQNTTMTLCKYDSTDNFSTLFKRKNADTTQKTTTRPDYTERSSLIFKALFDILPEKGNISNINVLIKRKEKNNIQISIPFIQIHDYKINFPITISDKKNQQHFLLANLISPDDRTIYSKVVNKYHEKDFFPGFEKIQLKTHFDTAFFSIHQTTEGGNMLLTGQSELLHFFVNQPAVSFSDVQFDKLRLDYHILITENAFILDSTSQVHFNQLTFNPYIRFQVYPTKHIVLKINKPSFPAQELFSSLPEGLFPNTSGIKAKGNLSYKLYFEVDFSLLDSLKLESDLRPEKLSIYSYGNVNLAKLDSDFVHTVYEKEQPVDQILVSYSNPNFVPLQQISPYLRNALLCTEDGAFYWHRGFIQEAFKNALIQNLKRKRFARGGSTITMQLVKNLYLNRHKTISRKLEEMLIVWIIENMRLCSKDRMFEIYLNIIEFGPSIYGVSKGSQFYFNKKPSELSLPEAIFMASIVPKPKHFASSFDSTGTLKPAVQDFLKFVANRMLGKQMISQSEFDAFQPQVELKGEAKKFLKSDTLSLDELLPPINFY; encoded by the coding sequence TTGAAAAAAATTGGCATCGGACTGCTTGGGACCTTTATTTTTTTGTTTATTGCCTTATTATTACTAAAAAACACCCTTTTTCAATATATTGTAGAATCAAAAATCAAACATTTTAACGAAACACATATAGGGCAAATCATTATTAAAGATTTTCAACTTAGCGGCATCAGTCGAATCGATTTCGACAGCATATACTTTATTTCTCCATTCGATACCATTGGCACCATCGACACATTAAGCATTACCATTAAACCGTTTAAAGCTCTTTTCGGCGATATTGCTATTAAAGATATTTTTTGGCAAAACACCACTATGACCTTATGTAAATACGATTCTACCGATAATTTTTCTACTCTTTTCAAACGCAAAAATGCAGACACCACCCAAAAAACTACCACCCGCCCCGACTATACCGAACGCTCTTCGCTAATTTTCAAAGCATTGTTCGATATTTTGCCCGAAAAAGGAAACATTTCGAATATCAACGTTTTAATTAAACGCAAAGAAAAAAACAATATTCAAATTAGCATTCCTTTCATCCAAATTCACGATTACAAAATCAATTTTCCCATTACCATTTCAGATAAAAAAAATCAACAACATTTTTTATTGGCCAACCTCATTTCGCCAGATGATAGAACGATATACTCCAAAGTAGTAAATAAATACCATGAAAAAGATTTTTTTCCCGGTTTTGAAAAAATACAATTAAAAACTCACTTCGATACTGCTTTTTTCTCAATCCATCAAACTACCGAAGGTGGTAATATGCTTTTAACAGGTCAAAGCGAATTGCTCCATTTTTTTGTAAATCAGCCCGCTGTATCTTTTTCCGATGTCCAATTCGACAAACTACGTTTAGATTACCACATTCTGATAACCGAAAATGCTTTTATTTTAGACAGCACCAGTCAAGTTCATTTTAATCAACTTACGTTTAATCCGTATATCCGTTTTCAAGTTTATCCTACCAAACATATCGTATTAAAAATAAACAAACCTTCTTTCCCTGCTCAGGAGCTTTTTTCGTCGTTACCTGAGGGTTTATTCCCCAACACATCGGGCATTAAAGCAAAGGGTAACTTATCGTATAAGCTCTATTTCGAAGTCGATTTTTCGCTACTCGATTCGCTCAAATTAGAATCGGATTTACGACCCGAAAAGCTATCGATATACTCTTACGGAAACGTAAATTTAGCCAAGCTCGACAGCGATTTTGTACATACCGTTTACGAAAAAGAACAGCCGGTAGACCAAATTCTTGTTAGCTATTCTAATCCGAATTTTGTTCCTTTGCAACAAATCTCGCCTTATTTAAGAAACGCATTGCTTTGCACCGAAGATGGCGCTTTTTATTGGCATAGAGGCTTTATTCAAGAAGCTTTTAAAAATGCGTTGATACAAAACCTCAAACGCAAACGATTTGCACGCGGCGGTAGCACCATTACCATGCAATTAGTAAAAAATTTGTACTTAAACCGCCACAAAACCATTTCGCGTAAACTCGAAGAAATGCTCATTGTATGGATTATCGAAAATATGCGTCTTTGCTCCAAAGACCGAATGTTCGAAATCTATCTGAATATCATTGAATTTGGACCAAGTATTTACGGAGTATCAAAAGGAAGTCAATTTTATTTTAATAAAAAACCATCGGAACTTAGCCTACCCGAAGCCATATTTATGGCATCTATTGTGCCCAAACCAAAACATTTTGCCTCTTCGTTCGATTCTACGGGAACTCTAAAGCCTGCTGTGCAAGATTTCTTAAAATTTGTTGCCAATCGAATGCTCGGTAAACAAATGATTAGTCAATCTGAATTCGATGCATTTCAACCTCAAGTAGAATTAAAAGGAGAAGCTAAAAAATTCCTGAAATCAGATACCCTTTCGCTTGATGAATTATTGCCACCCATAAATTTTTATTAA
- the rfaD gene encoding ADP-glyceromanno-heptose 6-epimerase: MIVVTGAAGFIGSAMISKLNSEHFNDLVLVDDFSNEAKNKNLQNKDFSLKIHRDIFPEWLKLNHKFVEFIFHIGARTDTTEFNYEIFQKLNVNYTKTLWLLSVEYGLPMVYASSAATYGAGELGYNDDESIISQLKPLNPYGISKNEFDQWALSQSQKPYFWAGLKFFNVYGPNEYHKGRMASVIFHAYHQIKETGKMKLFKSHKEGIAHGEQKRDFVYVKDVCDVLFFLMNHRKNSGIYNLGTGQARSFNDLAKATFKAMNIPENIEYIDTPEDIRDKYQYFTQAEMAKLKSIGYNQPFTSLEDGVNDYVNHYLSKKLYY, from the coding sequence ATGATAGTAGTAACAGGAGCTGCCGGATTTATTGGCAGTGCGATGATTTCAAAACTCAACAGCGAGCATTTCAACGATTTGGTTTTAGTTGACGATTTTTCGAACGAAGCTAAAAATAAAAACCTACAAAACAAAGATTTTTCGTTAAAGATACATCGCGATATTTTCCCCGAATGGCTTAAATTAAATCATAAATTTGTTGAGTTCATTTTCCATATTGGTGCAAGAACCGACACCACCGAATTTAATTATGAAATTTTCCAAAAACTTAACGTTAATTATACCAAAACACTTTGGCTACTCTCGGTCGAATACGGTTTACCCATGGTTTATGCTTCAAGTGCTGCTACTTACGGAGCCGGCGAATTGGGATACAACGACGACGAATCGATCATATCACAACTAAAACCATTGAACCCTTACGGCATTTCAAAAAATGAGTTCGACCAATGGGCACTATCGCAGTCGCAAAAACCATATTTCTGGGCTGGGCTAAAGTTCTTCAATGTATATGGTCCCAACGAATACCACAAAGGACGAATGGCATCGGTTATTTTCCATGCTTACCATCAGATTAAAGAAACCGGCAAAATGAAACTCTTCAAATCGCACAAAGAAGGTATTGCACACGGTGAGCAAAAACGCGATTTTGTTTATGTAAAAGATGTTTGCGATGTGCTGTTTTTTTTAATGAACCACAGAAAAAATTCAGGCATTTATAACCTTGGAACAGGACAGGCTCGCTCTTTCAACGATCTTGCCAAAGCCACCTTTAAAGCCATGAATATTCCTGAAAACATTGAATATATCGACACACCCGAAGATATCAGAGACAAATACCAATACTTTACCCAAGCCGAAATGGCTAAATTAAAATCCATTGGCTATAACCAACCCTTTACCTCACTCGAAGATGGTGTGAACGATTATGTAAACCACTATTTGTCAAAAAAACTTTATTATTAG